Proteins encoded within one genomic window of Nitrospirota bacterium:
- a CDS encoding acyl-CoA dehydrogenase family protein produces MDYLLTEDQIMIRDLARQIAVEKIVPVRAELDEQNKFPTDIMKAMAQADLFGIYIPEEYGGLGKKSLELYIAIEEISKACLGVSTSYAANALGSYPILLHGSDAQKKKYLPDIASGKDLAAFGLTEANAGSDAGGIQTTAKLDGNEYVLNGTKQWITNGGEARIYTVIAITDKSKGARGASAFIVEKGTPGFSFGKKENKMGIRASSTTELIFNNCRIPKENLIAREGMGFIVAMKTLDCSRAGVGAQGVGVAQGAIDECIKFAKGRVQFGQPITSFQAIQHMLADMQTQTEAARALVYSAARMMDSGAKDFSRASAMAKVFATDTAMKVTIDAIQVMGGSGYMKEYPVEKMMRDAKILQIYEGTNQVQRNVIALDMIREATKLK; encoded by the coding sequence ATGGATTACCTGCTGACTGAAGACCAGATCATGATACGAGACCTTGCCCGGCAGATCGCGGTGGAAAAGATCGTGCCTGTGCGCGCCGAGCTGGATGAACAGAACAAGTTCCCCACTGATATCATGAAGGCCATGGCCCAGGCGGATCTCTTCGGCATCTACATCCCCGAGGAATACGGCGGCCTCGGGAAAAAGAGCCTCGAGCTCTACATCGCCATCGAAGAGATCTCCAAGGCATGCCTTGGCGTATCCACGAGCTATGCAGCCAATGCGCTCGGCAGTTACCCCATCCTCCTCCACGGCAGTGACGCGCAGAAGAAGAAATACCTGCCCGACATCGCATCGGGAAAGGACCTCGCGGCGTTCGGCCTTACCGAGGCAAACGCTGGCAGCGATGCCGGCGGCATCCAGACCACCGCGAAACTCGACGGCAACGAATACGTGCTGAACGGCACCAAGCAGTGGATCACGAACGGCGGCGAGGCCCGGATATATACCGTCATCGCCATTACGGACAAATCCAAGGGAGCGCGCGGCGCTTCGGCCTTCATCGTGGAGAAGGGCACGCCGGGATTCTCCTTCGGGAAAAAAGAAAATAAGATGGGCATCCGGGCATCATCCACGACCGAGCTTATCTTCAACAACTGCCGCATCCCGAAAGAAAACCTTATAGCCAGGGAAGGCATGGGATTCATCGTGGCCATGAAGACCCTCGACTGCTCGCGCGCCGGTGTAGGCGCACAGGGTGTGGGCGTTGCGCAGGGGGCAATCGACGAGTGCATCAAGTTCGCCAAGGGCAGGGTCCAGTTCGGCCAGCCAATCACCTCCTTCCAGGCCATCCAGCATATGCTTGCGGACATGCAGACCCAGACCGAGGCCGCCCGCGCCCTCGTATACTCTGCGGCCCGCATGATGGACAGCGGAGCAAAGGACTTCTCCCGGGCATCGGCCATGGCCAAGGTCTTCGCGACCGACACGGCCATGAAAGTCACCATCGACGCGATACAGGTCATGGGCGGATCGGGCTATATGAAGGAATATCCCGTCGAAAAGATGATGCGCGACGCCAAGATCCTCCAGATCTACGAGGGAACCAACCAGGTCCAGCGCAACGTCATTGCCCTCGATATGATCAGGGAAGCGACGAAACTGAAATAA
- a CDS encoding electron transfer flavoprotein subunit beta/FixA family protein — MNIIVLVKQVPDTSEVKINRETNTLIRDGVPSIINPYDMYAIEEALRLREQHGGKVTAVTMGPPQAADSLKEAVALGVDDVVLLSDRAFAGADTWATSYTLAMGIRKIGNFDLVIAGKQAIDGDTAQVGPETADMLGIPFVAYVRKIEKVENAMLVAERMMDEGYDVVETSLPALITVVKEINQPRLPSLKGKMKAKGLKVVSWTAADIGADQNLCGLKGSPTKVVRIFPPAPRGQREILSGSIEEQVSTVVKNLKEQALI, encoded by the coding sequence GTGAACATCATTGTTTTAGTCAAACAGGTCCCCGACACGTCGGAAGTCAAGATCAACCGGGAGACCAATACGCTCATTCGCGACGGCGTACCGAGCATCATCAACCCGTATGACATGTATGCCATTGAAGAGGCCCTCCGCTTGCGCGAACAGCACGGCGGCAAGGTGACCGCCGTGACCATGGGCCCGCCTCAGGCTGCCGATTCCCTGAAGGAAGCCGTTGCCCTTGGCGTTGACGATGTGGTGCTCCTGTCGGACCGGGCCTTTGCCGGGGCTGACACCTGGGCGACGTCCTATACGCTCGCGATGGGCATAAGGAAGATCGGCAACTTCGATCTCGTGATCGCGGGCAAGCAGGCCATCGATGGCGACACGGCCCAGGTCGGTCCCGAAACAGCGGATATGCTCGGCATCCCCTTCGTAGCCTATGTCCGAAAGATCGAAAAAGTGGAAAACGCAATGTTGGTGGCCGAACGCATGATGGATGAAGGATACGACGTGGTCGAGACCTCCCTCCCCGCGCTCATTACCGTCGTGAAAGAGATCAACCAGCCGCGCCTGCCGTCGCTCAAAGGCAAGATGAAAGCCAAAGGGCTCAAGGTCGTTTCCTGGACCGCCGCGGATATCGGCGCGGACCAGAACCTGTGCGGCTTGAAGGGTTCTCCCACCAAGGTCGTCAGGATATTCCCGCCCGCGCCGCGTGGACAGCGGGAGATCCTTTCCGGCAGCATCGAAGAGCAGGTCTCGACGGTGGTAAAGAACCTGAAAGAACAGGCGTTGATATAA
- a CDS encoding electron transfer flavoprotein subunit alpha, translating into MSIKVISDTCTGCETCISACPFGAIEMREGKAFITDACTLCGACVEVCEFKAIEKTDEAVGPAVDLSAYKGVWVFAEQHKGGIASVALELLGEGRKLADKKNTTLSAVFIGHGIRAAAQELVAFGADTVYVADDPALKDFNDDSYAAILITLAKQHKPEIILAGATAIGRSFFPKVASSLHTGLTADCTVLDIDADTGHLHQTRPAFGGNIMATIVTPNHRPQMATVRHKVMKPAPRNDSRTGEIIDVKYDPSGAVRARVIKIVEELGETVNICEADIIVAGGRGLGSAKNFQLLEELAKALGGAVAATRGAVDEGWIPYSHQVGQTGKTVCPKLYIACGISGAIQHIAGMQSSDVIVAINKDPDAPIFSVATYGIVGDVHEVLPIMIRKVREMRG; encoded by the coding sequence GTGAGTATTAAAGTCATATCGGATACATGCACCGGATGCGAGACCTGCATTTCCGCGTGTCCCTTCGGCGCCATTGAAATGCGCGAGGGCAAGGCGTTCATCACCGATGCCTGCACCCTGTGCGGCGCGTGCGTAGAGGTCTGCGAGTTCAAGGCCATCGAGAAAACGGATGAGGCTGTCGGTCCGGCTGTCGACCTCTCAGCGTACAAGGGAGTATGGGTCTTTGCTGAACAGCACAAGGGCGGCATTGCCAGCGTTGCCCTCGAGCTCCTTGGAGAAGGCAGGAAGCTGGCTGATAAAAAGAACACCACCCTCTCCGCCGTTTTCATCGGCCACGGCATCAGGGCCGCAGCTCAAGAGCTTGTCGCCTTCGGTGCGGACACCGTGTATGTCGCCGATGACCCCGCGCTCAAGGATTTCAATGACGATTCCTATGCCGCAATCCTGATCACCCTTGCAAAGCAGCATAAACCCGAGATAATCCTTGCCGGTGCAACGGCGATCGGACGCTCCTTCTTTCCCAAGGTAGCATCTTCGCTCCATACCGGCCTTACCGCTGACTGTACCGTGCTCGATATCGATGCCGACACCGGCCACCTGCACCAGACCCGTCCCGCCTTCGGCGGAAACATCATGGCCACCATCGTCACCCCCAACCACCGTCCTCAAATGGCGACGGTGAGGCATAAGGTGATGAAACCGGCGCCGCGCAATGATTCACGAACCGGTGAGATCATTGACGTGAAGTATGACCCGTCAGGAGCAGTCCGCGCCAGGGTCATCAAGATCGTGGAGGAACTGGGCGAAACCGTCAACATTTGTGAAGCGGACATTATTGTCGCAGGCGGCCGCGGACTGGGGAGCGCCAAGAACTTCCAGCTGCTGGAAGAACTGGCGAAAGCGCTTGGCGGCGCGGTTGCGGCGACACGGGGCGCTGTTGATGAAGGATGGATCCCCTACTCCCACCAGGTGGGCCAGACAGGCAAGACGGTCTGCCCCAAGCTCTACATCGCCTGCGGCATCTCCGGCGCGATCCAGCATATTGCCGGGATGCAGTCATCAGACGTCATTGTCGCGATCAACAAGGACCCCGATGCGCCGATCTTCAGCGTCGCGACGTATGGCATCGTCGGCGATGTGCATGAGGTGCTTCCGATCATGATCAGGAAGGTCAGGGAAATGCGGGGATAA
- the fabD gene encoding ACP S-malonyltransferase yields the protein MKIAFVFPGQGSQYLGMAKEFVENFDESREVFAVASSVLGYDLLQLCLNGPVEKLNLTEYTQPAILSASIAILQPLVRRGLEASAAAGHSLGEYTAITAAGGFEFKDAVALVQKRGRFMQEAVPEGTGLMAAILGMERQDVEKTCHEAAKNGIVAPANYNSPGQIVIAGEKTAVEKAMELARAAGAKKVIPLSVSVPSHCAMMKQAGERLAQEFEKVTIRDLNIPIVNNADAKFIRTAAELRTSLIKQISAPLFWEDSINTLVSGGFDTFIEIGPGKVLSGLIKRITKNSKVLNVEDQRSMQETLKALEIAG from the coding sequence ATGAAAATAGCATTCGTCTTTCCCGGCCAGGGTTCGCAGTACCTTGGCATGGCAAAGGAGTTCGTAGAAAATTTTGATGAATCAAGGGAAGTCTTTGCGGTCGCAAGTTCAGTGCTCGGCTATGACCTCCTCCAGCTCTGTCTGAACGGCCCGGTCGAGAAACTGAACCTTACCGAGTACACCCAGCCCGCAATACTGAGCGCGAGCATCGCCATATTACAGCCGCTCGTGAGAAGAGGATTGGAGGCTTCTGCTGCGGCCGGCCATAGCCTCGGCGAATATACCGCCATAACCGCAGCCGGCGGGTTCGAATTCAAGGACGCCGTCGCGCTGGTACAAAAGCGCGGCAGGTTCATGCAGGAGGCCGTACCTGAAGGAACCGGCCTCATGGCCGCAATTCTCGGCATGGAGCGGCAGGACGTAGAAAAAACTTGCCATGAAGCAGCCAAAAATGGTATAGTTGCCCCTGCAAATTACAACTCTCCGGGTCAGATCGTTATCGCCGGCGAGAAAACGGCCGTGGAAAAGGCCATGGAGCTTGCCAGGGCTGCCGGAGCGAAAAAAGTGATCCCGCTCTCCGTAAGCGTGCCTTCACACTGTGCCATGATGAAGCAGGCCGGAGAGCGGCTTGCGCAGGAATTCGAAAAAGTAACCATCCGCGATCTGAACATCCCGATCGTGAATAACGCGGATGCGAAGTTTATCCGGACGGCTGCGGAGCTCAGGACATCGCTCATCAAGCAGATCAGTGCTCCGCTCTTTTGGGAAGATTCGATCAATACTCTGGTCAGCGGCGGCTTTGATACCTTCATCGAAATCGGACCCGGCAAGGTACTCTCCGGCCTGATAAAGCGGATCACAAAAAACTCAAAAGTGCTGAACGTCGAAGACCAGAGAAGCATGCAGGAAACCTTAAAAGCATTGGAAATTGCAGGTTGA
- the fabG gene encoding 3-oxoacyl-[acyl-carrier-protein] reductase has product MSLSGKIALVTGAAQGIGRDIALALAADGADVAICDVNLEAAQKTAADIEAKGRRSLAVKANVAASADVISMIDQVVEKLGRIDILVNNAGITRDGLILRMKEEDWDLVLSINLKGSFLCTKAALKYMSKQRGGTIINIASIVGAMGNAGQANYVASKAGLIGLTKTIAREYASRGITANAVAPGFIDTAMTQALSENVKAELAKQIPMGKLGTSEDVANAIRFLASPWASYITGQVIHVNGGMYM; this is encoded by the coding sequence ATGAGTCTTAGCGGCAAGATAGCGCTCGTCACCGGCGCTGCACAGGGAATCGGCAGGGATATCGCGCTTGCGCTCGCGGCAGATGGCGCTGATGTCGCAATCTGCGACGTGAACCTCGAGGCCGCGCAGAAGACCGCCGCGGACATCGAAGCAAAGGGCCGAAGATCCCTTGCCGTCAAAGCCAACGTTGCCGCGTCCGCCGACGTCATCTCCATGATCGATCAGGTTGTCGAGAAGCTCGGCAGGATCGACATCCTGGTGAACAACGCCGGCATCACCCGTGACGGGCTCATTCTCCGTATGAAGGAAGAGGATTGGGACCTGGTGCTCAGCATCAATCTGAAAGGCTCGTTCTTGTGCACCAAGGCAGCGCTCAAGTACATGAGCAAACAGCGGGGCGGAACCATCATCAACATCGCCTCGATCGTCGGCGCCATGGGCAACGCCGGTCAGGCGAACTACGTTGCATCCAAGGCAGGCCTCATCGGCTTGACCAAGACCATCGCACGGGAATATGCGAGCCGCGGTATCACGGCAAACGCCGTGGCCCCCGGTTTTATCGATACCGCCATGACGCAGGCGCTGTCGGAGAATGTCAAGGCGGAACTCGCGAAGCAGATACCCATGGGCAAGCTCGGCACCTCTGAAGATGTGGCAAATGCGATCCGTTTCCTTGCTTCACCCTGGGCGTCATACATTACCGGCCAGGTGATCCATGTTAACGGCGGAATGTACATGTAG
- the acpP gene encoding acyl carrier protein: MADVVAKVKKIISEQLGVPEADVKPEASFVNDLGADSLDTVELVMALEEEFGVEIPDEDAEKIATVQNAIDYIKAKAK; this comes from the coding sequence ATGGCAGATGTGGTGGCAAAAGTAAAAAAGATCATTTCCGAGCAGCTCGGCGTACCAGAAGCGGACGTAAAACCCGAGGCGTCGTTCGTGAACGACCTTGGCGCTGATTCACTCGACACCGTGGAGCTCGTTATGGCGCTCGAGGAGGAATTCGGCGTGGAGATCCCTGATGAAGATGCCGAGAAGATAGCGACCGTGCAGAACGCGATCGACTATATCAAGGCGAAAGCAAAGTAA
- the fabF gene encoding beta-ketoacyl-ACP synthase II: protein MITPVGLDTETSWGGLINGRSGIGPITQFDDKAIPTQIAGEVKGFDPAKYIEAKEIKKMDRFIHLGIAASQMTMDSSKLIVTPENAERVGVTVGAGIGGLPAIERTYRAYMEKGFRRITPFFIPMSIINEMAGHISMRFGAKGPNSCVVTACATGTHSIGDAFKIIQRGDADAMIAGGSESCICPLGVGGFNAMKALSTRNSEPERASRPFDAERDGFIMGEGSGMLVVEELEFAKARGAHIYAEVIGYGMSGDAYHITSPAPNGEGAARCMKMAIKDAGINPADVGYINAHGTSTKYGDELETLAIKTVFGDDAYRIPASSTKSMTGHLLGAAGGVEAVISVLALDRGVLPPTINLENPDPECDLDYIPHTARQVQVEIAMSNSFGFGGTNACLVFRRFRK from the coding sequence ATGATCACCCCGGTCGGCCTGGACACGGAAACAAGCTGGGGCGGCTTGATCAACGGCAGGTCCGGCATAGGCCCGATCACGCAGTTCGATGACAAGGCCATCCCCACGCAGATCGCGGGGGAGGTCAAGGGATTCGATCCGGCCAAGTACATCGAAGCCAAGGAGATCAAGAAGATGGATCGGTTCATTCATCTCGGGATCGCCGCGAGCCAAATGACGATGGACAGCTCAAAGCTCATCGTGACGCCCGAGAATGCAGAGCGCGTGGGTGTCACGGTCGGCGCCGGCATCGGCGGGTTGCCCGCGATCGAGCGGACCTACCGTGCATACATGGAAAAGGGTTTCCGCCGGATCACACCCTTCTTCATTCCCATGTCCATCATTAATGAGATGGCCGGGCATATCTCCATGCGCTTCGGCGCGAAAGGCCCGAACTCCTGCGTCGTTACTGCCTGCGCCACGGGCACCCACTCCATCGGCGACGCCTTCAAGATCATACAGCGCGGCGACGCCGATGCCATGATCGCCGGCGGCAGCGAGTCCTGCATCTGCCCTCTCGGCGTCGGCGGGTTCAACGCGATGAAGGCCCTCTCGACCCGAAACAGCGAGCCCGAGCGCGCCAGCCGTCCGTTCGACGCGGAGCGTGACGGCTTCATCATGGGTGAAGGCTCGGGAATGCTTGTTGTCGAGGAGCTGGAATTCGCCAAAGCACGGGGGGCGCATATCTACGCCGAGGTGATCGGCTATGGCATGTCCGGCGACGCTTACCATATCACCTCACCGGCTCCGAACGGCGAAGGAGCGGCCCGGTGCATGAAGATGGCCATCAAGGACGCCGGCATCAACCCGGCTGACGTGGGTTACATCAATGCCCATGGCACCTCGACCAAGTATGGCGACGAGCTCGAGACCCTGGCGATCAAGACCGTCTTCGGCGATGACGCCTATAGAATACCGGCAAGCTCCACAAAATCGATGACCGGCCATCTGCTCGGCGCGGCCGGCGGTGTTGAAGCCGTCATTTCCGTTCTCGCGCTGGACCGCGGCGTCCTTCCGCCCACGATCAACCTGGAGAACCCTGATCCGGAGTGCGATCTGGACTATATCCCGCACACGGCCAGACAGGTCCAGGTGGAGATAGCCATGTCCAACTCATTCGGCTTTGGCGGCACGAACGCCTGCCTGGTCTTCCGGAGATTTCGAAAATAA
- the rnc gene encoding ribonuclease III, which translates to MPSLSDIQQRIGYTFKDAELLERALTHKSYANENRVPYHNERMEFLGDSVLSLVISEYLMKTCPDSTEGDLSRLRAAVVSEPALAAVSRGIALGDHLLLGKGEDQTGGRNKDSLLSDCLEALIAAVYLDSGKDAAESLVIRLFEEVITKSSTSGGSLDYKTELQELCQEQLKQLPEYRSVSETGPDHQKLFEMEVWVKGQLSGRGLGKSKKEAEQRAAKEALAMLSEKTNHC; encoded by the coding sequence ATGCCTTCCCTCTCGGACATCCAGCAGCGAATCGGGTATACCTTCAAGGACGCGGAGCTCCTCGAACGCGCGCTCACCCACAAGTCCTACGCGAACGAAAACCGGGTCCCCTATCACAATGAACGGATGGAGTTCCTCGGCGATTCCGTCCTTAGTCTCGTCATAAGCGAATATCTGATGAAAACCTGCCCAGACTCGACCGAAGGCGACCTCTCAAGGCTCAGGGCGGCAGTCGTGAGCGAACCCGCCCTCGCCGCCGTTTCCCGTGGGATCGCGCTTGGCGACCATCTTCTGCTCGGCAAAGGAGAAGATCAAACCGGCGGAAGGAACAAGGATTCGCTCCTTTCCGACTGTCTTGAAGCCCTCATTGCAGCCGTCTATCTGGATTCGGGCAAGGATGCCGCAGAGTCGCTCGTCATTCGCCTTTTCGAAGAGGTCATAACGAAATCCAGCACATCCGGCGGGTCGCTGGATTATAAGACCGAACTCCAGGAACTCTGCCAGGAACAACTCAAACAGCTTCCGGAATACCGCAGTGTTTCCGAGACAGGCCCTGATCACCAGAAACTGTTCGAGATGGAAGTATGGGTCAAGGGACAGCTTTCCGGCCGCGGCCTGGGGAAGAGCAAGAAGGAAGCGGAACAACGGGCGGCTAAGGAAGCGCTGGCGATGCTCTCAGAGAAAACAAACCACTGCTAA
- a CDS encoding BrnT family toxin, which translates to MEFEFDPKKSESNKQKHGLDFHEAKALWDDPDLIEIPVQTIDEPRYLVIATIEGKHWSGVITYRGDKVRIISVRRSRKEEVDIYESESA; encoded by the coding sequence ATGGAATTCGAATTCGACCCCAAGAAAAGCGAAAGCAACAAACAAAAGCACGGGCTTGATTTCCATGAAGCGAAAGCTTTGTGGGATGACCCCGATCTCATTGAGATCCCCGTTCAAACCATTGATGAGCCACGATACCTGGTGATTGCAACGATAGAGGGGAAGCATTGGTCGGGAGTCATCACCTATCGAGGCGATAAGGTAAGAATTATATCGGTGCGACGATCTAGGAAAGAGGAGGTGGATATATATGAAAGTGAAAGCGCGTGA
- a CDS encoding BrnA antitoxin family protein — protein sequence MKARDFDKKFDEGADILKHLDLKKAKRPEREQKRVNVDFPVWMIQLLDKEAKRLGVPRQSIIKVWVAERLEKAS from the coding sequence GTGAAAGCGCGTGATTTCGACAAGAAATTCGATGAAGGTGCGGATATTTTGAAGCACCTTGATTTGAAAAAGGCAAAAAGGCCCGAGCGGGAGCAGAAACGAGTAAACGTCGATTTCCCTGTGTGGATGATCCAATTATTGGACAAAGAGGCAAAACGTCTCGGAGTCCCCCGCCAGTCAATTATCAAAGTCTGGGTGGCGGAACGCCTTGAAAAAGCATCGTAG
- a CDS encoding radical SAM protein produces the protein MIIPFFIPHSGCPHQCVFCNQKNITGQTKPVAPSAIPQKITEYLAISSSEKPAHVAFYGGSFTALPFETQKAYLTAVQPFITAGTIEGIRLSTRPDCITNKVLTLLKEYHVTTLELGVQSMDDAVLTRSGRGHTSTDTVNAVSLIRSYDFLIGLQLMPGLPGDSADGFMKTVGTVIGLRPDFVRIYPALVIKDTPLEDLYTSGRYIPLSLDDAVALCRDALERFELAGIDVIRIGLQPTEELEKPGTIIAGPYHPAFRQLVESSILLDKMRSALRLSRTKAGMVTFQVNPKDLSAAIGQHRSNIGLLKKEFGLQELSIVAEITVLKRRETLLCSSS, from the coding sequence ATGATCATCCCCTTCTTCATCCCTCATTCCGGCTGCCCGCACCAATGCGTGTTCTGCAACCAGAAGAACATTACCGGGCAAACTAAGCCGGTTGCTCCTTCAGCAATCCCTCAGAAGATAACCGAGTACCTCGCCATCAGCAGCTCAGAGAAACCCGCACACGTGGCATTTTACGGCGGAAGCTTTACGGCCCTTCCGTTTGAAACGCAGAAAGCATATCTCACCGCTGTCCAGCCATTCATTACCGCAGGTACAATCGAGGGCATCCGTCTCTCCACCCGGCCCGATTGCATCACAAACAAAGTCCTCACACTGCTCAAGGAATATCACGTCACCACCCTTGAGCTCGGCGTCCAATCTATGGATGATGCGGTTCTTACGCGTTCCGGCCGTGGTCATACTTCAACCGATACCGTGAATGCGGTAAGCCTGATAAGATCCTATGATTTCCTGATCGGCCTTCAGCTGATGCCCGGTTTGCCCGGTGATTCTGCCGATGGTTTCATGAAAACAGTGGGCACGGTCATTGGGCTCAGGCCTGACTTTGTCAGGATCTATCCCGCTCTCGTGATCAAAGACACACCGCTTGAAGACCTGTATACGTCAGGGCGCTATATACCGCTCTCGCTTGATGATGCAGTGGCGTTGTGTCGGGATGCCCTTGAAAGATTCGAACTGGCGGGAATCGACGTGATAAGGATCGGGCTGCAGCCGACAGAGGAACTGGAAAAACCCGGCACGATCATAGCCGGGCCGTATCATCCTGCTTTCAGGCAACTGGTGGAATCTTCGATCTTATTGGATAAAATGCGGTCCGCATTGCGCTTGAGCAGGACTAAGGCAGGTATGGTGACTTTTCAGGTAAATCCCAAAGACCTTTCCGCCGCAATAGGTCAGCACCGTTCCAATATTGGACTTCTCAAGAAGGAGTTCGGACTGCAGGAGCTATCCATTGTAGCGGAGATAACCGTTTTGAAAAGGCGTGAAACTCTTCTTTGCTCATCTTCTTAA
- a CDS encoding CooT family nickel-binding protein, whose product MCDLKAYVKKQGKEELLLESVNSIRVENGEVVMRNLFGEEKKIRGAVSEVSLVKNRVVVEAS is encoded by the coding sequence ATGTGCGATCTGAAGGCGTATGTGAAAAAGCAGGGCAAAGAGGAACTGCTCCTTGAGTCGGTGAATAGTATTCGCGTTGAGAACGGCGAGGTCGTGATGCGCAACCTGTTCGGTGAGGAAAAGAAGATACGCGGAGCAGTGAGTGAGGTTTCCTTGGTCAAGAACCGTGTTGTGGTGGAAGCGTCCTGA
- a CDS encoding transaldolase encodes MRPSNMKTRIFLDGGNPEETKAVLEQIGFLDGQTTNPTLIAKNPEARKRLEQGSKFSKEEIFTFYREVVNTLSSLIPQGSVSIEVYADAATNAGEMLKQGKEMFDWVPNAHIKFPTSREGLKAAEQAVKAGLRVNMTLVFTQEQAAAVYAATLGARKEQVFLSPFIGRLDDRGENGMDLIANIIRMYQQGDGHVEVLTASVRSLDHFLYALKLGSDIITAPFEMIKIWGEKGLTIPGNEYHYDTKGLKAILYRDYDLSKPWESHDIRHDLTEKGMERFSADWNALIK; translated from the coding sequence ATGAGACCGAGCAATATGAAAACAAGAATATTTCTGGATGGAGGGAACCCAGAAGAAACGAAAGCAGTGCTCGAACAGATCGGGTTTCTTGACGGACAGACCACCAACCCCACGCTTATCGCGAAAAACCCGGAGGCCCGGAAGCGGTTGGAGCAGGGTAGCAAATTCAGCAAGGAGGAGATATTCACCTTCTACCGGGAAGTCGTCAATACGTTATCCAGTCTCATCCCCCAGGGTTCGGTTTCCATCGAGGTCTATGCCGATGCAGCAACAAATGCCGGGGAAATGCTGAAGCAGGGCAAGGAGATGTTCGACTGGGTCCCGAACGCTCACATCAAGTTTCCCACGTCCCGGGAAGGCCTGAAGGCGGCAGAGCAGGCTGTCAAGGCCGGGCTCCGGGTGAATATGACGCTGGTGTTCACCCAGGAACAGGCCGCGGCAGTGTATGCGGCAACACTGGGTGCGCGCAAAGAACAGGTGTTCCTCTCGCCGTTCATCGGCCGCCTCGATGACCGCGGAGAGAACGGCATGGACCTGATCGCCAACATCATCAGGATGTATCAGCAGGGCGATGGCCACGTGGAGGTGCTGACCGCGAGCGTCAGGAGTCTCGACCATTTTTTGTATGCGCTCAAACTCGGCTCCGATATCATCACCGCACCGTTCGAAATGATCAAGATATGGGGGGAGAAGGGGCTCACCATCCCCGGCAATGAGTACCACTATGACACAAAAGGACTGAAGGCGATCCTGTACCGAGATTACGATCTCTCGAAGCCCTGGGAATCCCATGACATCAGACATGACCTGACGGAAAAGGGCATGGAAAGGTTTTCGGCGGACTGGAACGCGTTGATAAAATAA